The following coding sequences lie in one Spinacia oleracea cultivar Varoflay chromosome 1, BTI_SOV_V1, whole genome shotgun sequence genomic window:
- the LOC110789064 gene encoding uncharacterized protein, protein MENTINPDTKRPYSITMIERLMHDIHFAVDPYNSSKKQALDVIHRLVKKFPIKRSPMRLRLTVGEKNFSTILEKLGTWNGEIVTMDESGTQFSVDDQKMAARLANTMCNSLKGRPALV, encoded by the exons ATGGAAAACACCATTAATCCTGACACGAAACGCCCTTACTCGATAACTATGATCGAACGTTTGATGCATGACATCCATTTTGCTGTTGATCCTTATAACAGTTCCAAAAAGCAG GCACTAGATGTTATTCACCGGCTTGTAAAGAAATTTCCCATCAAAAGATCTCCAATGAGACTTCGACTTACTGTTGGTGAGAAGAATTTTTCCACTATATTGGAGAAGCTAGGCACTTGGAATGGTGAGATTGTGACTATGGATGAATCTGGAACTCAATTTTCAGTT GATGACCAGAAGATGGCAGCAAGGTTGGCTAACACAATGTGCAATTCACTTAAAGGAAGACCTGCCCTGGTATAG